In a single window of the Rhineura floridana isolate rRhiFlo1 chromosome 3, rRhiFlo1.hap2, whole genome shotgun sequence genome:
- the LOC133380369 gene encoding protein NYNRIN-like translates to MEIIVGGTTVTGLVDTGAQRSVLNIPIGTASQNNTSIIGASGKATLAVNLKSQPVAIGSQVIYHEFLYIPECPIPLIGRDLLCKMQATLEFAPNGQVKMQSLHCRAPILLCPVQEAWRCQKAVKALSVKEKGVGEWKLINLVPGVWAENNPISLAVQAVPVRIILKPQARPVQVRQYPIPIEAKEPIQNHLARLLKLGVLIETASAWNTPLLPVKKPGTECDYRPVQDLRAVNESVLPMTPIVPNPYTLLGRIPGNSSVYTVVDLKDAFFSIPLDKDSIYLFAFTWEDVRTGITSQLSWTRLPQGFCHSPSIFSQQLNKDLEHWQETNGPLLLYVDDILLPCPDLNSCKEHTLSLLKELEQLGYRASQKKAQICQEEVEYLGFIIRKDQRLLSPARTKAITTLPLPRMKKELRTMLGMAGYCRIWILNFASITKPLYAMLQGNLPENVPLAWEPIQLKAIETLKAALKSPPALGIPDTTRPFKLFVDDRKGVALGMLTQILGSWDRPIAYLSKKLDTVSQGWPSCLRSIAATSLLLTEALKLTFGQTIYVTASHSIKNLLEKQGPRWMTSSRLVKYTAQLCENPNVTIQDQSTLNPATLMPVPEQELVHDCEEVMTKVYSSRPDLKDEPLKKGRILFCDGSSYIKEGCKVAGYAVVEQGRMVRNGKLPAGTSAHKAEIIALTQALLEATGQEVTIYTDSKNAFLTVQVHGALYKERGFLTSEGRPVAYASEIRALLDAVWKPLKVAVVHCKAHTKKGGPVPEGNAIADQEAKKAAISGPPVTRSFAHLYYAEIPVGMSKPYYSPEEEKEAQDYEFRDIDGWKILEDDRVWIPQSLAYEVLSKIHNQCHLGKINLERLARKTLYIDHLYKWCKLITKECLTCAQANPRRGPGLTLGTVLKGTRPFQVIQIDFTHMPLAYGFKVLLVAVCTYTGWIEARPATGETAAIVAKFLLEEVVPRYGLPLQINSDNGPGFANALVEHVSNALGLTWKLHCAWRPQSSGMVERANQTLKLYLTKLCIETKEKMYTSKFWLYSI, encoded by the coding sequence ATGGAAATCATTGTGGGGGGAACTACTGTTACAGGTCTAGTAGACACAGGGGCACAACGGTCTGTTTTAAATATTCCAATTGGAACAGCTAGTCAGAATAACACCAGTATAATTGGAGCGTCAGGAAAAGCCACACTTGCAGTGAACTTAAAGAGCCAACCTGTTGCAATTGGATCTCAAGTTATTTACCATGAATTTTTGTACATACCTGAGTGCCCAATCCCCTTAATTGGTAGAGATCTTCTTTGTAAGATGCAAGCAACCTTGGAGTTTGCTCCAAATGGGCAAGTAAAGATGCAATCCCTACACTGCAGGGCTCCTATCTTGTTGTGCCCAGTACAAGAGGCTTGGAGGTGTCAAAAAGCAGTAAAAGCCCTCTCTGTAAAGGAGAAGGGGGTAGGTGAGTGGAAACTAATTAATTTAGTACCTGGAGTATGGGCAGAAAATAACCCAATTAGTCTGGCAGTACAGGCGGTACCAGTCCGGATAATCCTGaaacctcaagccaggccagtacaAGTTAGGCAATACCCGATCCCGATAGAAGCAAAAGAACCTATTCAGAACCATTTAGCCCGTCTTTTGAAATTAGGCGTCTTGATCGAAACCGCCTCCGCCTGGAATACTCCCTTGTTACCTGTGAAAAAACCTGGGACAGAGTGTGACTATAGACCAGTACAGGACTTGCGGGCAGTCAATGAATCTGTACTCCCAATGACACCGATTGTACCAAACCCTTATACTCTATTGGGAAGAATTCCTGGTAACAGTTCAGTTTATACTGTAGTAGATCTGAAGGATGCCTTCTTCAGTATCCCCCTTGACAAAGATTCTATATATTTGTTTGCCTTTACTTGGGAGGATGTTCGGACAGGAATCACCTCTCAGCTTTCTTGGACGCGGTTGCCTCAAGGGTTCTGTCATTCTCCCTCTATTTTTAGTCAACAATTGAATAAAGATCTGGAACATTGGCAAGAAACCAACGGACCCCTCCTTCTGTATGTGGATGATATCTTGCTCCCATGTCCCGACTTGAATAGTTGTAAGGAACATACCCTATCACTACTGAAGGAATTAGAACAATTAGGTTATAGAGCAAGCCAGAAGAAAGCTCAAATATGTCAAGAGGAAGTGGAATATTTGGGCTTTATAATAAGAAAGGATCAGAGACTTTTAAGCCCAGCGCGCACCAAGGCCATTACGACATTGCCCTTGCCCCGCATGAAAAAGGAATTACGAACAATGCTGGGAATGGCGGGTTACTGCAGAATTTGGATCTTGAATTTTGCCTCAATAACTAAACCCCTGTATGCTATGTTGCAAGGAAATTTACCGGAGAATGTTCCACTTGCATGGGAACCCATCCAGTTGAAAGCTATAGAAACCCTGAAAGCAGCTCTCAAAAGCCCACCAGCTTTAGGAATACCAGACACAACCAGGCCCTTCAAACTGTTTGTAGATGACCGAAAGGGAGTGGCACTGGGAATGCTAACCCAAATTTTAGGCTCATGGGACCGACCAATTGCATATTTGAGTAAAAAGTTAGACACAGTTAGTCAAGGATGGCCAAGTTGTCTAAGAAGTATAGCCGCCACTTCTTTGCTTCTAACTGAAGCATTGAAACTTACCTTTGGACAGACCATTTATGTCACCGCCTCCCATTCAATCAAGAACCTACTAGAAAAACAGGGTCCCAGATGGATGACAAGTTCCAGGCTTGTTAAATATACTGCTCAGCTCTGTGAAAATCCTAATGTAACTATTCAAGACCAATCTACTTTGAACCCTGCTACCTTAATGCCTGTACCAGAGCAGGAACTTGTGCATGATTGTGAGGAGGTAATGACCAAGGTATATTCCAGTCGCCCAGACTTGAAAGATGAACCACTGAAAAAAGGCCGAATTTTATTCTGTGATGGGAGCAGCTACATAAAGGAAGGCTGCAAGGTAGCAGGATATGCTGTGGTGGAGCAAGGACGGATGGTGAGAAATGGGAAATTGCCTGCTGGAACTTCAGCCCATAAAGCTGAAATTATAGCCCTCACCCAGGCCTTACTAGAAGCAACTGGACAAGAAGTCACTATTTATACTGACAGCAAGAATGCTTTCTTGACTGTACAAGTGCATGGAGCCCTGTATAAAGAAAGAGGATTCTTAACCTCTGAAGGAAGACCAGTAGCTTATGCTAGTGAAATAAGGGCCCTCTTGGATGCGGTGTGGAAACCGTTAAAGGTGGCAGTGGTTCACTGCAAGGCACACACCAAAAAGGGGGGGCCTGTGCCAGAAGGAAATGCCATAGCAGATCAAGAAGCAAAGAAGGCCgctatttctgggcctccagtgactcgAAGTTTTGCCCACCTGTACTATGCAGAGATACCTGTTGGAATGAGCAAACCATATTATTCCcctgaggaggaaaaagaagctcAAGACTACGAGTTCAGGGACATAGATGGATGGAAAATCTTGGAGGATGACCGAGTCTGGATACCTCAAAGCTTAGCCTATGAAGTTCTGTCTAAAATCCATAACCAATGTCACCTGGGAAAAATAAATCTGGAAAGATTAGCTAGAAAAACTCTTTATATTGACCATTTATACAAATGGTGTAAATTAATAACAAAAGAATGTCTTACCTGTGCACAAGCAAATCCCCGTCGAGGACCAGGACTAACACTCGGGACTGTCCTTAAGGGTACACGACCGTTTCAAGTCATACAGATAGACTTCACCCACATGCCCCTAGCATATGGATTCAAAGTGTTGCTGGTGGCAGTTTGTACTTACACCGGATGGATAGAAGCTAGACCGGCAACAGGGGAGACAGCAGCAATAGTTGCTAAATTTTTATTAGAAGAAGTTGTGCCTAGATATGGACTGCCTTTACAAATAAATTCTGATAATGGTCCGGGATTTGCAAACGCTCTAGTAGAACATGTTTCTAATGCCCTAGGCTTAACATGGAAATTACATTGTGCTTGGAGACCACAGAGTAGTGGAATGGTGGAACGAGCAAATCAGACTTTGAAATTATATTTGACAAAATTGTGCATAGAGACTAAGGAAAAGATGTACACCTCGAAGTTCTGGTTATACTCCATATGA